Sequence from the Chelonoidis abingdonii isolate Lonesome George chromosome 1, CheloAbing_2.0, whole genome shotgun sequence genome:
CCCTCTTAGATCCGCTGGGcaaagggaagagactgaaatagGTCCATTTAATTGTTTCTAGTGCAGTTGCTTTTGGACCATGGGGCAGACCCGAACCAGAGAGATGGACTGGGGAACACTGCGTTACACTTGGGTAAGCGCCAGGAGCTTGAAATCAGGGCTTCTGTAACCTGATGATCTTTGTGCCCAGAGTTGTGAAGATCTCCAttagtttccttccttccttccttccctcccctgtaTTGTGGCAACCAATCCCTGTTCTGGACTCTTGGGATTCCATCAGCTTTGTTCTTTAATTGAAGGCGTAAGGGTCAGAGCTGAAGGAAGTACATCTCCTTCCTCCTACTGGCCCTGAGAAACACGAGGCCTGTTTTAGAGACTATCCAGCTTGCTGGCAGAGGCTGTAAACCCTGATCGGTGAGCAGGCTTCAAAGGGGAGTGCTGCTGTACCCTCTGACAGAGAACCCTGTAGGGAGCTGGTTGCCTGTGCTGTGTTGCCCAGGGGGCTTAGGACTTGAGCAGGATCCCTTTCCCTGGACTGTAGCTCTACTCTGAGTTGTGTGTCTCGTGTTTTCCCTTCCCAGCTGCCTGCACgaaccatgttcctgtcatcacCCTGCTGCTGCGTGGAGGTAACATTTCCTCTTTACAAATTATaaagctaccaccaccacctctttGACCTTCCCCCAGGGCCACCGCCACTTTTAAACCaacctctctctccctgtgcatGTGCACCTTTCAGGAGCCAGAGTCGATGCTTTGGATCGAGCCGGGAGAACTCCTCTGCACCTCGCCAAGTCCAAGCTGAACATCCTGCAGGAAGGACTCTCTCAGAGCCTGGAGGCCGTGCGCCTTGAAGTGAAGCAGGTGAGAAACATTCCTGCTCTCTGATACCGTGTGCATCTGCTCTCCAAGCACTGCCTTTCTTCGGTGCACTCTGTAGGACACATGAGGTTTAGTAACTGCTTTAAGTGCCTCGCTTGAGGACCTCAGCTGCTCCAGCGTGCTAGCAATTGCTGGACTCCTGACcgtctccctcccagactttgataacccacctctctctccctctggagACCATCTCCCTAAACACTACTTGGAATTGTTGCAGGATCTCTCCAGGCCTTGTGGGCCCTAAAATGCACTGAATGGCAGCTAGTGAGAACTAAGAAATGGCTATAGGAGGGACCCCTAAGAAATCCCCTTATGTGTTCTCCCACTGCTGGCATTAGGTCAGGCTAGCTGACTAATAGGAACAGCCATGCACTTTCCTGGAGTACTGGTTGGCAGGCCCTGAACCCCCACCTGTCCAGGTTCAcaagtcagggaacaggggataggAAAGGGAGGAGATTTGGGTAACGCAGACCTGAGGGGGAGAAAGCAACAAGAATTTTTTACCCAGGGAACCACTGGATGTGAGGCTGGCCCTTTTGAGGACTTTGGTCTCATCACTATGTTCTAATAGCTATGGATAGGAATCAATTGAATGGCCAGCCCCTCTGAAAAAACTCAGTATCTGATTAATATGTGGCCTGTCTTCTGGTGACACACTGGACTGCTCCTTTACAAATGGCACAGTCCAGCTGTTTTGGAGCATGGCTCTGATCTCCTGTGTGAGTGCCTATCCCCAGGTCTCAGAAGCGACACTGTGCTTGTGGCAGTACTGCTAATAGCCTGCCTGTTGCGGTTGTCCCTCTGTCCTTGTACCACCGATGCCCTGCCTTGGTTACAGCTGTCCTGTGCTTGCATCTCACCATATTGCCTGTTTCAGATTATCCAGATGTTGCGGGAATACCTGGAGCACCTTGGGCAGCATGAGCAGCGGGAGCATTTGGATGATCTCTGCTCCAGGTTACAGATGACCAGTACTAAGGAGCAGGTGAGAGGCAGCCAGAGTGACTCCCATACTGCGTTGCTGGCTTCACACATACATCCAAGAGAGAATAGATAGCTTCAGTAAGGTAACATCCAAGACTGGGAACAAGATACAAACACATTCCCCTCCATGTCACTGGTTCACATTAGAGCCCAGATGTAATGACGGAAAAATTCACAGTAGCTAGGTGTTGTAGTAACTCATTTGGTGGGAGTGGGTAGTGAAAAGTATGTCTGTATTCTGGTGTGTAGATATTCACAACACAGAAAACATTGCCAGTGCCCAGGGTACCCTTAACGGCAGACTCAGCAGAGAGGTCAAAGACCAGATGGACTGAGAACATTGAATTTCCCCACTCATCTACATATGTGAGCCCTTCCAGGCAAGGAAGAGCTACATCCCCCATTAAGCTCAGTCTTCCTTCCCTTGCAGCCTGTGCTTGTCTTATGATAACAAACTGCATTGTTTCTACGGCAGGTGGATGAGGTCACTGACCTCCTGGCCAGCTTCACCTCACTCAGTCTACAGATGCAGAAGATGGAGAAGAGGTAACAGGATTTCAGATCATTCCCCTGCTCAACAGGAGAGGCcgcaggggaggggcagctggagtgCATTGCATAGATTATAAACATTGCTGCCACTGCCAGATACCCTGTTGCTGGACCCTCCCCCCTAGTGTAGCACTCAACTCTCAGACTATCCCCTCCAGTGCTGCCATCACCACTTCCTTCTGAGGCGCCTAGGAGGACAATTGAATGCTGGAGCTCCTGACTTTTGGAGCAAAGGGTCCCTCTTATATCATCCTGCTCTAGATCAGATAGTTTAACGAATGTGCTGGCCTTGTGTGGCATGTCCCTCTTTTGAACATGCAGCCTTCCTCAAAGCATCCCAAGCTCAGAGTGGTTGGCACTCAGTGTGCCCCTGGTCACCAGCCACACCCAGGTGCATTCAGGCAGGGACAGCTCTCAGACATGCCTTTGTACAGATCTGCCTGTACTAGGCACGACTGGACATGGTCACCGTATCTAGTTACACAGGGTGAGTAGGCTTGTTCAGATGGTGGGAGACTCTGACTTCTTGCAGTCACAGGAAGTGAAGATGGAAATTCAGCAGAGCTCACTGAGCATTGGTTGGAGTAGGTGGaaccaggaagaggaaaaaataaaagataaaaaaaaaacagagcctGGGCCTTCATCCTCAACTCCCACAGGGGTCTGCTCTCAAAGGGCAAAGAGTCTGTCACTGTGGGACTGGGATACAAAGCTTTTCAGCACAAGTTTGCTGCTTCCAATGTGATCCCACCTCAAGGAATCACTAAAACTTTGTGCTCAGAGACCACAGCAATGggtttgttaaaaataaatatatagataaaGTTACCACCAGATTATGGCTGCCCAGTTAGAGTTGGGGGACACCCCCCCACTCCTAGCCCAGTTCTAAGGGGACAGAGATGTATGTCTCACAAGACAGCACCATGGCTGACTTCGATCTTCCCTTTTATTAGCAGTCTCAGCCAGGAGATCAGGCCTTGATTTGAGCTATTAGAACAGCTCATCTTTCCACCTCAGCATGGCTGACATGTAACTTAGACCTGAGCCATGTTGCTAGGATGGGGGCAAACTTATGTTGTTTCTGCCCACGTATCACTAATCCCGGGTCTAAAATAAATGCCAGTCTGAAGGCCTATCAATTGGACACATTTTTATCAGTGCTAAATTCATGTGAGGAGAAGGAATCTTAAGTAAGTTCAATGGATTGGATGAGTTGTGATGCCCACAAGAGGCCTGAAATGGGGAACATGGAAAGGATGCAGGGAGTTGCCACAGAACAGCATGTTCTTTGCCATCTGTTGGGGTGTGGTCATTCATAAGAGCTGGGTGGATTCTGTTTAAGGTACTGATTCTCAGGAGCAGCCAGTACTTTCCCTGAATCATGAACATTCCAAGTTgttcttttagatccagaggACAATAGGATTGGATGCTGTTTAGGTGTATCCCTTGTCTGAGAGGAGACTGACTAGACGCATGTATCCAGAGCTTGGATTTCACCCTGGTGCGTGCGGCTTAGAGTGGTCTGTATGATCTTCTGGGGAGGGAAGTCTGGGACTGACTCTGTTTTGATTTTGCTGGAGCTGTCACTGTGAATATTAAGAGGTTGTTCTGACATGCTGGCTAAAAGACACACGAAAGGGGGTGGACAACAATCTGAACTCCTACATTTTACATTCATTAAAATACTGTCAGCTTTTTTGGAGTCCTCCACCAGTTCTTTCGTCTCAAGACTCACATCTCTCCCTCTATCTCCTGTGCCTGGGGCCTGACACTGGCCTCAGTAACAACTTCTCTTAAAAAGCAGTGCTTGAATTAAAGATGACAATGTCGAGTTGCCTTGAGCACAAACGCTGGCCTCTTTGCAGAcccctggaccctgctgctgaTTCACCTTCTGATCTTAAATCCCATTGCTGACGAATCCAAACCATAGATACATGAATTTGCTATAGAACCTACACAAATCACAGTGTGTTTTAGGACTGCAGGCGAGGAGCTATCATGCACTCTGCAGAGAGGAAAGCAATGCTGTCTGACCACAACTTGTCTGAGAGCAAGCATTGGTGTGTAGCAGGAGGGGAGAAAACATGGTAAAATAATCACAGTTTGCCAAATGAAGAATGCGACAATGTGCTGGGGCTCAGACTGGTATTGGCTAGATTCTAAAGATTACAGGGGAAAGAGCATCCCCCAAGtgagacagaagggaccattaaaagAGCTAAAGAAAGAGCAGCTAGGGTTGTCTTTAATGCCACAGTTGCTGTCGCTGATGCTTGTATTGAAGCTGGAACTGACTGCGGTTTGCTTTTGTTGCAGTTCACACCTGAGATCAGAGCCCTTTTGGCTAGGAGCATGAGAAGTTGCTGCATGCAGCGTGTCGTGGCCCTACAGTGTGAGGTTAGCTGCTGAGCTTTTACACCTCCTCCCTAAACAGGGTGGGAGTCATAAAGGGTGATGTCTGGGTGTGGATGATGGTGGTTGCCTGCTCCGAGTCCCTGCAACTACCCACTAATGTCTACCTCTCTTAGAGGGCATCTTTTTATGTTTC
This genomic interval carries:
- the ANKRD54 gene encoding LOW QUALITY PROTEIN: ankyrin repeat domain-containing protein 54 (The sequence of the model RefSeq protein was modified relative to this genomic sequence to represent the inferred CDS: inserted 3 bases in 2 codons; deleted 2 bases in 1 codon); this translates as MDGAGAGARWRAVAASDEAPRPPGGGFALAEFGAALRGPRSRWAGLAGFLHVLXQRDPPAGKIPAAXPRRAARLHRALGPTGKEIHALKRLRESANANDLETVQQLLEDGVDPCAADDKGRTALHFASCNGNDRIVQLLLDHGADPNQRDGLGNTALHLAACTNHVPVITLLLRGGARVDALDRAGRTPLHLAKSKLNILQEGLSQSLEAVRLEVKQIIQMLREYLEHLGQHEQREHLDDLCSRLQMTSTKEQVDEVTDLLASFTSLSLQMQKMEKR